A genomic window from Mesosutterella faecium includes:
- the trxB gene encoding thioredoxin-disulfide reductase gives MSGIEHSPVLILGSGPAGWTAAIYSARAGLSPTLITGMEEGGQLTTTSEVDNWPGAINGIMGPQLVADMASHAKRFGTRVVNDVITSVDFSSRPFRLTGTRGVYTADSVIIATGASARYLGIPSETAYKGRGVSACATCDGFFYRKKTVAVVGGGAAAIEEALYLANIASKVHLIHRRNTFRAEPIEVNRVKEAAESGRIVIHTPRVVDEVLGDATGVTGLRLKNPETSETEELPVDGVFIAIGHTPNTAVFGDALELDRGYIVTGRYGRGDTATSVPGVFAAGDVQDPVYAQAITSAGTGCKAALDAQKWLEENSN, from the coding sequence ATGTCTGGAATTGAACACAGTCCTGTCCTGATCTTGGGTTCCGGCCCTGCGGGCTGGACCGCTGCCATTTACAGCGCCCGTGCCGGCCTGTCCCCCACGCTTATCACCGGAATGGAAGAAGGCGGACAGCTCACGACCACCAGCGAGGTGGACAACTGGCCCGGCGCCATCAACGGCATCATGGGACCGCAGCTGGTGGCCGACATGGCCAGCCACGCCAAGCGGTTTGGAACCCGCGTTGTGAACGACGTCATCACGTCCGTTGACTTTTCGTCCCGCCCCTTCCGGCTTACCGGCACGCGCGGCGTGTACACGGCCGACAGCGTCATCATCGCCACCGGGGCTTCCGCCCGCTACCTCGGGATACCGAGTGAAACGGCCTACAAGGGCCGCGGGGTCTCCGCCTGCGCGACCTGCGACGGATTTTTCTACCGCAAGAAGACAGTGGCCGTCGTGGGCGGCGGAGCCGCGGCCATCGAGGAGGCCCTTTACCTTGCCAACATCGCCTCGAAGGTTCATCTGATCCACCGCAGGAACACCTTCAGAGCCGAGCCGATCGAGGTGAACCGGGTGAAGGAGGCCGCCGAATCGGGCCGCATCGTCATCCATACGCCGCGAGTCGTCGACGAGGTGCTCGGGGACGCCACGGGAGTCACCGGGCTGAGGCTGAAGAACCCTGAAACCTCCGAAACCGAAGAGCTTCCGGTCGACGGCGTCTTCATCGCAATCGGCCACACTCCGAACACCGCCGTTTTCGGCGACGCGCTGGAGCTCGACCGCGGCTACATCGTGACGGGCCGCTACGGCCGCGGGGATACGGCCACCTCCGTCCCCGGCGTCTTCGCCGCCGGCGACGTTCAGGATCCGGTTTACGCCCAGGCCATCACTTCGGCCGGCACGGGCTGCAAGGCCGCTCTTGACGCTCAGAAGTGGCTGGAGGAAAACAGCAACTGA
- a CDS encoding Smr/MutS family protein, whose amino-acid sequence MKTLSSFSDLKSVGAKLKEEAELRLEEKRRAAERAARRRQEASLFSSAMSDMGVQPLKKEERADTGRRRPQPIPRQSIAERKAVLHASVSDEVDTLVFLQSEDGRCYWREGLAPDICRKLRRGDWTVQNHLDLHGLRTDAAREAVLEFLRSSQKAGARCVRIVHGKGNGSPGHQPVLKEKVRRWLKQCGAVMAFAEAPEIDGGAGAVLVLLSASARTLSTGAPHL is encoded by the coding sequence ATGAAAACGCTCAGCAGTTTCTCCGATCTGAAGTCCGTCGGCGCAAAGCTCAAGGAAGAGGCCGAGCTGCGGCTTGAGGAAAAGCGGCGCGCTGCTGAGCGCGCCGCACGGCGCAGGCAGGAAGCGAGCCTGTTTTCTTCCGCCATGAGCGACATGGGGGTCCAGCCCCTCAAAAAAGAGGAGCGCGCGGACACCGGGAGACGCCGCCCGCAGCCCATTCCGCGCCAGAGCATCGCCGAACGCAAGGCGGTGCTCCACGCCTCCGTCTCCGACGAAGTCGACACGCTCGTCTTCCTGCAAAGCGAGGACGGGCGCTGCTACTGGCGCGAAGGGCTCGCGCCCGACATCTGCCGAAAGCTGCGCCGGGGGGACTGGACTGTCCAGAACCACCTCGACCTCCACGGCCTGAGAACCGACGCGGCCCGCGAGGCGGTGCTCGAGTTCCTCCGCTCTTCTCAGAAGGCGGGGGCGCGCTGCGTGCGCATCGTCCACGGCAAGGGCAACGGCAGCCCGGGGCACCAGCCGGTGCTGAAGGAAAAAGTCCGCCGCTGGCTCAAGCAGTGCGGGGCCGTGATGGCGTTTGCCGAGGCGCCCGAAATCGACGGCGGAGCGGGCGCCGTGCTGGTGCTGCTGTCGGCCTCCGCGAGAACTTTGTCGACGGGGGCGCCGCATTTATAA
- a CDS encoding trimeric intracellular cation channel family protein: MDISAQTFSDLADLIGIVAFDIAGILATENKKIDPVGVFVLAFTTAFGGGIMRDVVIDNRPFWWVSHEGYVWLTLVLTFFAPALIRHFSNRISYSAYIWADAIGLGFFSAGGTALSIAAGIPALPATLLGVCTGAGGGMLRDVFLDRLPLVLSDRKPYASAAFAGCWLYIGLIALDIDSTAAVWISSVFICLFRMACWYNKWEIRYGDADTVAFVGVKDAPARPQPPEAEQKK; encoded by the coding sequence ATGGACATCAGCGCACAGACTTTTTCCGATCTCGCCGACCTCATAGGCATCGTCGCCTTTGACATCGCCGGCATCCTGGCCACCGAGAATAAAAAGATCGACCCCGTGGGCGTGTTCGTGCTCGCATTCACCACGGCCTTCGGCGGGGGCATCATGCGCGACGTCGTGATCGACAACCGGCCCTTCTGGTGGGTGTCGCACGAAGGCTACGTCTGGCTCACGCTGGTGCTCACCTTCTTCGCTCCGGCGCTGATCCGGCATTTCAGCAACCGCATTTCATATTCGGCCTACATCTGGGCCGACGCGATCGGCCTGGGATTCTTCTCAGCGGGCGGCACCGCCCTGTCCATCGCCGCGGGCATCCCCGCGCTGCCGGCCACGCTGCTCGGGGTCTGCACGGGAGCGGGCGGCGGCATGCTGCGCGATGTCTTCCTGGACCGCCTGCCGCTGGTGCTCTCCGACCGCAAGCCCTACGCCTCCGCGGCGTTCGCCGGCTGCTGGCTGTACATCGGCCTGATCGCCCTGGACATCGACAGCACCGCCGCGGTCTGGATCTCTTCGGTTTTCATCTGCCTGTTCCGAATGGCCTGCTGGTACAACAAATGGGAAATCCGCTACGGCGACGCCGACACGGTGGCTTTTGTCGGAGTGAAGGACGCTCCCGCACGGCCGCAGCCTCCGGAGGCAGAGCAAAAGAAATGA
- a CDS encoding ZIP family metal transporter — MTLLSIFIACLIATVLAITTARLLDGRILFRLGDSLTCVSTGLLLALACTHLLPEAFEQASNPHAVGFTVWAGIFLLIFLEHAFGIHSHGAAQKGARGQSLALRGVWPIIVGDSLHTFTDGLVIASSFLVSPALGWAITAGILMHEMPQEIGDFVLLRRQGLSQSRAYRLMLIAGASAAAGGLLGYFVMDAVKWLLPYALALSGASFLYISMCELIPRLGAEISSRRDFLRQFLLIGLGAVIAFFIGHGH, encoded by the coding sequence ATGACGCTTCTTTCCATTTTCATCGCCTGCCTGATTGCAACGGTTCTTGCAATCACGACAGCCCGGCTGCTCGACGGCCGGATCCTGTTTCGCCTGGGCGACAGCCTGACCTGCGTCTCGACGGGGCTGCTGCTCGCGCTGGCCTGCACGCACCTGCTGCCTGAGGCCTTCGAGCAGGCCTCGAACCCCCACGCAGTCGGCTTCACCGTGTGGGCGGGCATATTCCTGCTGATTTTCCTGGAGCACGCCTTCGGCATCCACAGCCACGGCGCCGCGCAGAAGGGCGCCCGCGGGCAGAGCCTTGCGCTTCGGGGCGTCTGGCCGATCATCGTGGGCGACTCGCTGCACACCTTCACCGACGGCCTTGTGATCGCCAGCTCCTTTCTTGTGAGCCCGGCCCTCGGATGGGCCATCACGGCGGGGATCCTGATGCACGAGATGCCCCAGGAGATCGGCGACTTCGTGCTGCTGCGCCGCCAGGGGCTCAGCCAGAGCCGCGCCTACAGGCTCATGCTGATTGCCGGAGCTTCCGCGGCCGCGGGCGGCCTCCTCGGCTATTTCGTGATGGACGCCGTCAAGTGGCTGCTGCCCTACGCTCTCGCCCTGTCGGGAGCGAGCTTCCTCTACATTTCGATGTGCGAGCTCATTCCGCGGCTCGGCGCTGAAATCTCCAGCCGGCGCGATTTCCTGCGCCAGTTCCTGCTCATCGGGCTGGGCGCAGTCATCGCGTTTTTCATCGGGCACGGCCACTAA
- a CDS encoding P-II family nitrogen regulator, which yields MKQIVAIIKPFKLDEVREALAELGISGMTVTEVKGFGRQKGHTELYRGAEYIVDFLPKVKVEAVVSDELCDSCVEAIQKAAYTGKIGDGKIFVSSLEQVIRIRTGETGDAAV from the coding sequence ATGAAACAGATCGTAGCCATCATTAAACCATTCAAGCTTGACGAGGTCCGCGAGGCGCTGGCCGAGCTCGGCATTTCCGGCATGACGGTCACGGAGGTGAAGGGCTTCGGACGCCAGAAGGGCCACACCGAGCTCTACCGCGGCGCCGAATACATCGTGGATTTCCTGCCGAAGGTGAAGGTGGAGGCGGTGGTGTCCGACGAGCTGTGCGACAGCTGCGTGGAGGCGATTCAGAAGGCGGCCTACACGGGCAAGATCGGGGACGGGAAAATTTTCGTCAGCTCGCTCGAGCAGGTGATCCGCATCCGCACCGGCGAGACCGGCGACGCCGCGGTCTGA